In Terriglobia bacterium, a single window of DNA contains:
- the tssG gene encoding type VI secretion system baseplate subunit TssG gives MASHNWGTNRPLENFLLDEGHLFDFYQAVRLLEKLRPGSTPVGENVNPAAETARFKSRVTMSFPASDIDGIRAGKNGEPPEVIVNFMGIAGAFGPLPNPFVELLMEREARGDTGFRDFLDIFNHRLVSLMYRVRKTNRLGMEIKPPDEIPFARHLWSIAGLGMRSLRDRLKVHDRAFLYYTGLLAQKPHSMMGLERVLSHYFGVTVKSRQFRGRWFALEHDQITVIGAYGQNQVLGENAVLGTRVWNQQTKFRLVIGPLKLKVFEEFLPVGSRFRPLLEMTRFYAGGEMDFEINLIIKALDVPPAKLSATLGPRLGWTSWIKTREFAEDDAQVVLGGS, from the coding sequence ATGGCCAGCCATAATTGGGGAACAAATCGTCCTCTAGAAAATTTCCTGCTCGATGAGGGACACCTCTTCGATTTCTATCAGGCGGTGCGCCTGCTGGAAAAGCTGCGGCCCGGAAGCACTCCGGTTGGAGAGAACGTCAATCCCGCCGCCGAGACCGCCCGATTCAAATCCAGAGTAACCATGTCTTTTCCGGCGTCGGATATCGACGGTATCCGCGCCGGCAAGAACGGCGAGCCGCCTGAAGTGATCGTGAATTTCATGGGTATTGCCGGCGCCTTCGGTCCGCTTCCGAATCCTTTCGTGGAACTGCTCATGGAGCGCGAGGCGCGCGGAGACACGGGGTTCCGCGATTTTCTGGATATCTTCAATCACCGCCTGGTATCCCTGATGTACCGGGTCCGGAAAACCAACCGGCTCGGGATGGAAATCAAGCCGCCCGATGAAATTCCGTTCGCCAGGCATCTGTGGTCGATCGCCGGCCTCGGGATGCGGAGTCTCCGGGACCGCCTGAAAGTGCACGACCGGGCGTTCCTGTATTACACGGGACTGCTGGCGCAGAAGCCTCACTCGATGATGGGACTCGAGCGCGTCCTTTCGCACTATTTTGGTGTGACTGTAAAAAGCCGCCAGTTCCGCGGGCGATGGTTCGCGCTCGAACACGACCAGATTACGGTCATCGGGGCGTACGGGCAGAACCAGGTTCTGGGCGAGAATGCCGTCCTCGGAACACGAGTCTGGAACCAGCAGACGAAATTCAGGCTGGTGATCGGCCCCCTCAAGCTGAAGGTTTTCGAAGAATTTCTGCCTGTCGGATCGAGATTCCGGCCGCTTCTCGAGATGACCCGTTTTTATGCCGGTGGCGAGATGGACTTCGAAATCAACCTCATCATCAAAGCCCTCGATGTGCCGCCCGCTAAATTGAGCGCTACGTTGGGACCCCGGTTGGGCTGGACTTCGTGGATAAAGACAAGAGAATTCGCGGAGGACGACGCCCAGGTAGTGCTTGGCGGAAGTTGA
- the tssH gene encoding type VI secretion system ATPase TssH — translation MDLKTLISKLSPPCRKALESAAQLCVSQTNFNVEVEHFLLKLLEASDTDILRVLRYYDIAVSDVTRELTRAMDKFKRGNSRTPVLSPQVPHLLQEAWVVSSLHLGATVVRSGGIVQALLDNDALRGIILESAPTLLKLPREKMREDMPELIRGSSEDAISGPLPQPGQPAPAGDSKTPSLDQYTQDLTAEARAGKIDPVQGRDFEIRQIIDILMRRRQNNPILTGDAGVGKTAVVEGFALRVAKGDVPPPLQPIAVRMLDLGLLQAGAGVRGEFENRLKSVISEVKASPKPIILFIDEAHTLIGAGAAAGQGDAANLLKPALARGELRTIAATTWSEYKKYFEKDPALARRFQVIQVEEPDEPAAMAMLRSVAPSLEKHHGVRILDEAVHDAVTLSNRYISGRKLPDKAVSVLDTACARVAISQTSMPPEVEAAAREISRIEEEIAILKREESLGREHPDRSQDLQASLQTARAEYKKVNDLWQQEVAVFRKVRELQMRTDAAVTRNAGAEELAAMRAELGKLKDELAGIQKDQPMVPLYVSARVVASVVSGWTGIPAGKMMTDEIRGVLALKERMAERVVGQLPALDAIARRIRTSRAELVDPGKPVGVFLLAGPSGVGKTETAIALAELLFGGEANMVVVNMSEYQEAHSVSGLKGSPPGYVGFGSGGVLTEAVRRDPYTVVLLDEVEKAHPDVMDLFYQVFDKGVLEDAEGLAVNFKNTVILLTSNVGSDRIVNACQDRNKLPDENELVELIRPELLRYFRPAFLGRLVVVPYYPLGDDEIRRIVKLKLAKIEQRFRENHRAELTYDDSLISAIVDRCTEVDSGARNIDHILTHTLLPEISAEILERMAAGTEFHGVHVAIDSNSGSFDYEFR, via the coding sequence ATGGATCTAAAGACGCTCATCTCTAAACTCAGTCCGCCGTGCCGCAAGGCGCTGGAATCCGCCGCGCAGCTATGCGTCAGCCAGACGAATTTCAACGTGGAAGTGGAACACTTCCTTTTGAAACTTCTGGAAGCCTCGGACACCGACATCCTGCGGGTGCTTCGCTATTACGATATCGCCGTCTCGGATGTGACCAGAGAGCTGACGCGCGCCATGGACAAATTCAAGCGCGGCAACAGCCGGACGCCGGTGCTTTCGCCGCAGGTCCCGCATCTGCTTCAGGAAGCGTGGGTCGTGTCATCGCTCCATCTGGGAGCGACGGTTGTCCGCTCGGGCGGAATCGTGCAGGCGCTTTTGGATAACGACGCCTTGCGGGGCATCATTCTCGAATCCGCTCCGACGCTTCTCAAGCTGCCGCGCGAGAAAATGCGCGAGGACATGCCGGAACTGATTCGCGGCTCCTCTGAAGATGCGATTTCGGGCCCGCTCCCCCAGCCCGGCCAGCCCGCTCCTGCGGGCGATTCGAAAACGCCGTCGCTCGACCAATACACGCAGGATCTCACGGCCGAGGCGCGCGCCGGAAAGATCGACCCGGTGCAAGGGCGGGACTTCGAGATCCGCCAGATCATCGACATATTGATGAGGCGGCGGCAGAACAATCCGATCCTGACGGGCGATGCCGGCGTCGGAAAAACGGCGGTTGTCGAAGGTTTTGCGCTGCGGGTGGCGAAAGGCGATGTTCCGCCCCCGCTGCAGCCGATTGCCGTCCGGATGCTCGATCTGGGCCTTCTGCAGGCCGGAGCGGGCGTCCGCGGCGAATTCGAGAACCGGCTGAAGTCCGTTATTTCGGAGGTCAAAGCCTCGCCGAAGCCCATCATCCTCTTTATCGATGAAGCCCACACCTTGATCGGCGCCGGCGCAGCCGCCGGCCAGGGCGACGCCGCCAATCTTCTGAAGCCTGCGCTGGCGCGCGGCGAGTTGCGAACGATTGCGGCGACCACCTGGTCCGAATACAAAAAGTATTTCGAAAAAGATCCGGCGCTCGCCCGGCGCTTTCAGGTCATTCAGGTTGAGGAGCCGGACGAACCCGCCGCCATGGCAATGCTTCGCAGTGTCGCGCCGTCGCTGGAGAAGCATCACGGCGTCCGCATTCTTGATGAAGCCGTGCATGACGCGGTGACGCTTTCCAACCGGTACATCTCCGGCCGGAAGCTGCCCGACAAAGCGGTGAGCGTTCTCGATACCGCCTGCGCCCGCGTGGCGATCAGCCAGACCAGCATGCCTCCCGAAGTCGAAGCCGCCGCCCGCGAGATCTCCAGAATTGAGGAGGAAATCGCGATCCTGAAGCGTGAAGAATCGCTTGGGCGCGAACATCCCGATCGTTCGCAGGACCTTCAGGCATCGCTCCAGACCGCGCGCGCCGAATACAAGAAGGTCAACGACCTCTGGCAGCAGGAGGTGGCAGTCTTCCGCAAAGTCCGGGAGCTCCAGATGCGGACCGACGCCGCGGTCACCCGGAACGCCGGCGCGGAAGAGCTTGCCGCGATGCGCGCTGAACTCGGCAAACTGAAGGACGAACTGGCCGGGATCCAGAAGGATCAGCCGATGGTTCCTCTGTACGTCAGTGCCCGCGTGGTCGCGTCCGTTGTTTCCGGCTGGACGGGAATTCCAGCCGGAAAGATGATGACCGACGAAATCCGCGGCGTCCTCGCTCTGAAAGAGCGAATGGCGGAGCGCGTGGTCGGCCAGCTTCCTGCTCTCGACGCGATCGCCCGGCGTATCCGCACGTCGCGCGCGGAACTGGTCGATCCGGGGAAACCCGTCGGCGTTTTCCTTCTCGCCGGCCCGAGCGGGGTCGGAAAAACCGAGACCGCGATTGCTCTGGCCGAATTGCTGTTCGGCGGCGAAGCGAACATGGTTGTCGTGAATATGTCGGAGTATCAGGAGGCGCACTCCGTTTCCGGCCTGAAAGGTTCTCCGCCCGGATACGTGGGTTTCGGAAGCGGCGGAGTCCTGACGGAGGCGGTTCGCCGCGATCCGTATACCGTCGTGCTGCTCGACGAAGTCGAAAAGGCCCATCCCGATGTCATGGACCTTTTCTACCAGGTCTTCGACAAGGGCGTCCTTGAAGACGCGGAAGGGCTCGCCGTCAATTTCAAGAATACGGTGATCCTCCTCACCTCCAACGTCGGATCGGACCGGATCGTCAACGCCTGCCAGGACCGCAACAAGCTTCCCGATGAGAATGAACTCGTCGAGCTGATCCGGCCGGAATTGCTTCGCTATTTCAGGCCCGCATTCCTCGGCCGGCTCGTGGTCGTGCCTTACTATCCTCTCGGCGACGACGAGATTCGCAGGATTGTGAAGCTGAAACTCGCTAAAATAGAGCAACGCTTCCGGGAAAATCATCGTGCGGAATTGACCTACGACGATTCTTTGATCAGCGCCATCGTGGACCGTTGCACCGAAGTCGATAGCGGCGCCCGGAATATCGACCACATTCTGACCCACACGCTGCTGCCGGAAATTTCGGCGGAAATACTGGAGAGAATGGCAGCCGGGACTGAATTCCACGGCGTCCACGTGGCGATCGATTCGAATTCGGGTTCTTTCGATTACGAGTTTCGTTAA
- the tssI gene encoding type VI secretion system tip protein TssI/VgrG has protein sequence MSMSDRLAKLKDQVAKLKQQLPPVAEKVRAAKAALPKVVDPIARAKQALEAAAGAHQDAVASLHKDIESFTNSLPDINKAVADATNAVASGQQSLQDALKENAAGTQQQLLANIQSSLPTAALTDAKAKIDSIKDRLDKAKDTVSRLNLDSVAAQVPALSDLVGQSLQKMSAVQNPLTQALGALSAASGTATDPQDVAAKLAKVQDQATAIGKHISNVSSLMAKGAVAVPATKQHVDQIQQMISAAPGPDTFSNLNQLVDQAVSTSGASDEIAAAAAKFAGFSAMAEDSNSILQGLAGADLLPDVKNKVTQVKGALDQVRQQLPNASSLIAEIASRTGDISGQVKKAKGILGNIARGAGGPSAEQIGKIQDHVQALQQKFGDTTKTLSGATSALPDLKKKFGQATQLMAALRGGGSEEVTGAALKQFQGLVGEISQSDAIAGLSGGVSLGELDGHLKGAQQALNQVLGGQLPASAKGAVSQLQNLIGDAAKHLPVLSSALSKGGGGFGDIAAHIENAKGLASSFSPDFVKQLGSSSQVKDLLGKASAQFPGASQAVSQVTKALPQMQESVGKVRQLFGDITSGKVSTGAALQQLANSPEAQAFLKHADDISGASSLISEAGKNLPQLQQRISQASALMNSLQNGDFSSAESGQAFNDMKAAVAGAAKSELGKHLSSALGAAGGLSESVTAIQSALRQIGLAQPGASDLLSSLGDAGSQIHSITSSITQASDSFGSLASHLQSANGSAAGLTAAFAEQLAQSAQLNNLMDKAQQQFPEAAKLVADAAAALPQLQEKFAQGQQMLNGVMSGTVKPEDLVKQLSSSPEFQGVLKAAQDQFPQAAAPISKANEMLPQLQQGLDSAKDVAANLQKGDLTAALGSLQSSPQAQALLGEAAKQFPEAAAALQQAQAVAAQAQQGFNQAKGALDDLQKGDYQAALGKVTAIPAVQNLLGEAQKQFPEAAALVSQAAAALPQIKEGLAQANQAMAAMQSGDYGAALAQLKTMPAVQNLLAEAQKQFPQVAALADQAQQGLAAVQDGLAQADGLMTAYQNGDTAAALAQLQSIPAVQNLLGAAEQQFPEAAAMLSQATAVLPQVQQHLDQASALMDAAVAGDLNQLSAVQESAAAAETAVATAAATEAASSSESSSSSSSSSSAAAASSSTAADNVQEDAAAEEPGDDDAEGEKLLTISTPLGDDKFDVVNLRGEEKISALFSYRVEVTSQDEAIDFTQIVGQSVTVYLDLGEDDPRNINGIVTRIVQAGTDDDDNTTYVLEMRPWLWKLTKAADCRIYQSQSAVDIITGLFDELGFSDYENSTTGTYTARDYCVQYRESAFNFVSRLMEEEGIFYFFKHEDGKHTLVLADDSDSYPDCPVSEIEFDPTDSPFEDEIFKLSFEQEITTAKYAVDDFSFETSTTDLMSTAEGDGMRWYEYPGGFSTTDDGSTVANKRLAAVEAGAKVLRGASTVRVLTAGCKFTLTQHVRESMNVAYVVRKVSVKCDQQKYGDTFEAIPADVVFRPPLITPKPIIHGSQTAIVVGKSGEEIWVDKYGRVKVQFHWDQLGKNDENSSCWVRVAQGWAGKSWGMIFLPRIGDEVVVSFLEGSPDRPLITGSVYNAQSTVPYTLPDDQTKSTIKTMSSKQGSAGNEIRFQDLKDSEELYLHAQKDMNVLVEHDWIKHVKNSEQTYVQSADPTADTDFKHVLVVDGKRKVTIKGDANEETHTNEGKFTQTVTKEFTLTVNGDTLTITASGDLSIKGKTVTIESSSGDVTIKSAANLTAQAAQSLTNKSGTDLTNQAGTSLTNKSGTDLTNQAGTSLTNKASISMTNDGGAQLTNKASATQECDGGGMLTLKGGMVKLN, from the coding sequence ATGAGCATGTCGGACAGGCTTGCCAAACTCAAGGATCAGGTCGCTAAGCTGAAACAGCAGCTTCCTCCTGTCGCTGAAAAAGTGCGGGCGGCGAAGGCAGCGCTGCCGAAGGTCGTCGATCCGATCGCAAGGGCGAAACAGGCGCTCGAAGCCGCGGCAGGCGCCCACCAGGACGCGGTTGCGTCGCTGCATAAGGACATTGAAAGTTTTACCAACAGCCTGCCGGACATTAATAAGGCCGTCGCCGACGCTACCAACGCCGTTGCGTCCGGTCAGCAGTCGCTTCAGGATGCGCTGAAGGAAAATGCGGCGGGCACCCAACAGCAACTGCTCGCAAATATACAAAGCTCCCTGCCGACGGCTGCTCTTACCGATGCCAAAGCGAAGATCGACTCCATCAAGGACCGGCTTGATAAGGCGAAGGACACGGTTTCCAGGCTGAACCTGGATTCCGTCGCCGCGCAGGTTCCAGCGCTTTCCGATCTCGTCGGGCAGAGCCTTCAGAAAATGTCCGCGGTTCAGAATCCGCTCACGCAGGCGCTCGGAGCCCTGAGCGCCGCCTCGGGCACAGCCACGGATCCGCAGGATGTTGCGGCGAAGCTGGCGAAGGTTCAGGATCAGGCAACGGCGATCGGGAAACATATTTCCAACGTCTCGAGCCTGATGGCAAAGGGCGCCGTGGCGGTTCCCGCGACAAAGCAGCACGTCGATCAGATCCAGCAGATGATCTCTGCCGCCCCGGGCCCCGATACATTCTCGAATTTGAATCAACTCGTCGACCAGGCCGTCAGCACATCCGGCGCCTCCGATGAAATCGCGGCAGCGGCGGCGAAGTTCGCCGGCTTTTCAGCGATGGCCGAAGACAGCAATTCGATTCTTCAGGGGCTGGCCGGCGCGGACCTCCTGCCCGATGTGAAGAATAAAGTCACGCAGGTCAAAGGCGCGCTGGATCAGGTACGGCAACAGTTGCCGAATGCGTCGTCGCTGATTGCCGAGATTGCATCCCGCACCGGGGACATTTCAGGGCAGGTCAAGAAGGCAAAGGGGATCCTCGGCAATATCGCGAGGGGCGCCGGCGGTCCTTCCGCCGAACAGATCGGCAAGATCCAGGACCACGTTCAGGCCCTGCAACAGAAGTTCGGCGACACTACCAAGACTTTGTCGGGCGCGACCTCGGCCTTGCCCGATCTCAAAAAGAAGTTCGGCCAGGCAACGCAGTTGATGGCGGCGCTTCGAGGAGGAGGCTCCGAAGAAGTCACGGGAGCCGCGCTCAAACAGTTTCAGGGTCTCGTCGGCGAGATATCACAATCCGACGCGATCGCCGGGCTTTCCGGAGGCGTTTCGCTTGGCGAGCTCGATGGCCATCTGAAAGGCGCCCAGCAGGCTCTGAACCAGGTTCTTGGCGGACAGTTACCCGCGTCCGCAAAAGGCGCCGTGTCGCAACTGCAGAACCTGATCGGAGACGCGGCAAAACACCTCCCGGTTTTATCCAGCGCCCTTTCGAAGGGCGGCGGCGGTTTCGGCGATATCGCAGCCCACATCGAGAACGCGAAGGGCCTTGCGTCGTCATTCTCTCCGGATTTCGTCAAGCAACTCGGCAGTTCCTCGCAGGTAAAAGACCTGCTGGGAAAAGCGTCGGCCCAATTTCCAGGCGCTTCCCAGGCCGTGTCGCAGGTTACGAAGGCGCTGCCGCAGATGCAGGAAAGCGTTGGTAAAGTCCGGCAACTGTTCGGAGACATTACCTCAGGGAAGGTCTCGACAGGCGCGGCGCTTCAGCAGCTCGCAAACAGTCCAGAAGCGCAGGCGTTCCTCAAACACGCGGACGACATTTCAGGCGCAAGTTCTCTCATTTCGGAAGCGGGAAAGAACCTGCCTCAGTTGCAGCAGCGCATTTCGCAGGCATCGGCCCTGATGAACAGTCTTCAGAACGGAGACTTTTCGTCGGCGGAGTCGGGGCAGGCCTTCAACGACATGAAGGCAGCGGTGGCGGGCGCCGCAAAATCCGAACTCGGCAAGCACCTTTCCAGCGCTCTGGGCGCTGCCGGCGGATTAAGCGAAAGTGTGACGGCCATCCAATCCGCTTTGCGGCAGATCGGGCTCGCGCAACCCGGGGCTTCCGATTTGCTGAGTTCGCTCGGCGATGCCGGCAGCCAGATCCATTCGATAACGAGCTCGATCACGCAGGCCTCGGACAGCTTCGGCAGTCTTGCGAGCCACCTTCAAAGCGCCAACGGAAGCGCCGCCGGCTTGACCGCGGCTTTTGCGGAGCAACTCGCGCAGTCGGCGCAGCTCAATAATCTGATGGACAAAGCCCAGCAGCAGTTCCCGGAGGCCGCAAAGCTTGTGGCGGATGCTGCTGCGGCGCTTCCACAGCTGCAGGAAAAGTTTGCGCAGGGCCAGCAGATGCTGAACGGCGTGATGTCCGGCACCGTGAAGCCGGAAGACCTCGTCAAGCAGCTCTCATCGTCTCCCGAATTCCAGGGTGTCTTGAAGGCCGCGCAGGACCAGTTTCCGCAGGCCGCCGCGCCGATCTCCAAAGCGAACGAAATGCTGCCGCAGCTTCAGCAGGGTCTCGACAGCGCGAAGGACGTTGCCGCCAACCTGCAGAAAGGCGATCTCACCGCAGCTTTGGGATCGCTGCAGTCCAGTCCACAGGCTCAGGCTTTGCTGGGTGAGGCCGCGAAGCAGTTCCCGGAAGCCGCTGCGGCGCTTCAACAGGCGCAGGCGGTGGCAGCGCAGGCGCAGCAGGGCTTCAATCAGGCGAAAGGCGCGCTCGACGATCTGCAGAAAGGCGATTACCAGGCGGCGCTCGGCAAAGTCACGGCGATTCCCGCCGTGCAGAATCTCCTCGGCGAAGCCCAGAAGCAATTTCCTGAAGCTGCAGCGCTCGTCAGTCAGGCTGCCGCCGCGTTGCCGCAGATCAAAGAGGGTCTCGCCCAGGCGAACCAGGCCATGGCTGCAATGCAGTCGGGCGACTACGGCGCCGCGCTTGCGCAGCTAAAGACGATGCCTGCAGTGCAGAACCTGCTCGCCGAGGCTCAGAAACAATTTCCCCAGGTTGCCGCGCTTGCCGATCAGGCCCAGCAGGGACTGGCGGCCGTGCAGGATGGTCTGGCTCAGGCAGACGGCCTGATGACGGCATATCAGAACGGCGATACCGCCGCCGCGCTTGCACAACTTCAGTCGATTCCGGCCGTTCAGAACCTGCTTGGCGCTGCCGAACAGCAGTTTCCGGAAGCCGCGGCCATGCTTAGCCAGGCGACCGCCGTGCTTCCTCAGGTTCAACAGCATCTCGATCAGGCGTCGGCTTTGATGGATGCCGCGGTCGCGGGCGATTTGAACCAACTGTCCGCAGTGCAGGAATCGGCCGCTGCCGCCGAGACCGCCGTTGCCACGGCGGCCGCAACCGAAGCGGCCTCATCTTCCGAGTCTTCGTCCTCGTCGTCATCTTCGTCCTCGGCCGCCGCCGCGTCATCCTCTACGGCCGCGGATAACGTCCAGGAAGACGCTGCCGCGGAAGAGCCGGGAGACGACGATGCCGAAGGCGAGAAGCTCCTGACGATCAGTACTCCGCTCGGCGACGACAAATTCGACGTCGTCAATCTCCGCGGCGAGGAAAAGATCTCGGCTCTCTTTTCGTATCGCGTCGAGGTCACGTCGCAGGACGAAGCCATCGACTTCACGCAAATCGTCGGGCAGAGCGTCACCGTCTATCTCGATCTCGGTGAGGATGACCCGAGAAATATCAACGGCATCGTTACCCGAATCGTCCAGGCCGGTACCGATGACGACGACAACACCACATACGTTCTTGAAATGCGGCCATGGCTCTGGAAACTGACGAAAGCGGCCGACTGCCGCATTTATCAAAGCCAGAGCGCCGTCGACATCATTACCGGCCTGTTCGACGAACTCGGCTTCAGCGACTACGAAAACTCGACTACCGGTACATATACCGCCCGCGACTATTGCGTGCAGTATCGCGAGTCGGCTTTCAATTTCGTGTCCCGATTGATGGAAGAGGAGGGAATCTTCTACTTTTTCAAACACGAAGACGGCAAGCACACGCTTGTACTGGCGGATGATTCGGATTCATATCCGGACTGTCCGGTATCCGAGATCGAATTCGATCCGACGGACAGCCCGTTTGAGGACGAGATTTTCAAGCTCTCGTTCGAGCAGGAGATCACGACAGCGAAGTACGCCGTCGATGACTTCTCCTTCGAGACATCGACCACGGACCTTATGTCGACCGCTGAAGGCGACGGCATGCGCTGGTACGAGTACCCGGGCGGATTTTCGACGACCGATGACGGTTCAACCGTAGCGAATAAGCGTCTTGCGGCGGTGGAAGCCGGAGCGAAGGTATTGAGAGGCGCCTCGACGGTCCGGGTGTTGACTGCCGGATGCAAGTTCACGCTCACTCAGCATGTCCGCGAATCCATGAACGTAGCCTATGTCGTCCGTAAAGTCTCGGTGAAATGCGACCAGCAGAAGTATGGCGATACGTTCGAAGCCATTCCGGCAGACGTCGTTTTCCGGCCGCCGCTGATTACTCCGAAGCCGATCATCCACGGTTCGCAGACCGCGATTGTCGTTGGAAAAAGCGGGGAAGAGATCTGGGTCGATAAGTATGGCCGCGTGAAGGTCCAATTTCACTGGGATCAGCTCGGCAAGAACGACGAAAATAGTTCCTGCTGGGTGCGCGTGGCGCAAGGCTGGGCTGGAAAATCGTGGGGAATGATATTCCTGCCGCGCATCGGCGATGAGGTCGTCGTCAGTTTCCTGGAAGGAAGTCCCGACCGTCCGTTGATTACCGGCTCGGTGTACAACGCGCAGAGTACCGTTCCCTATACGCTCCCGGACGATCAGACCAAGAGTACGATCAAAACCATGTCATCCAAGCAGGGAAGCGCCGGAAATGAAATTCGATTCCAGGATCTGAAGGACTCGGAAGAGCTGTATCTGCACGCTCAAAAAGACATGAACGTCCTGGTCGAACACGATTGGATCAAACATGTGAAGAACAGCGAGCAGACGTATGTACAATCCGCCGATCCGACCGCCGATACGGACTTTAAGCACGTGCTGGTGGTCGACGGTAAACGCAAAGTCACGATCAAAGGCGACGCCAACGAAGAAACCCACACGAACGAAGGCAAGTTTACGCAGACTGTGACGAAGGAATTCACGCTGACTGTAAACGGCGATACATTGACGATCACCGCCTCCGGCGACCTTTCCATCAAGGGGAAAACGGTGACAATCGAATCGAGTTCCGGTGATGTCACAATCAAGTCGGCGGCGAATCTGACTGCCCAGGCTGCGCAGTCCCTGACGAACAAGTCCGGCACGGATCTCACAAACCAGGCGGGGACCTCGTTGACCAACAAGTCCGGCACCGATCTGACGAATCAGGCAGGCACCTCGCTGACGAATAAAGCGAGCATTTCGATGACGAACGATGGCGGGGCCCAGCTGACCAACAAAGCGAGCGCCACGCAGGAATGTGATGGCGGCGGTATGCTGACTCTCAAAGGCGGTATGGTAAAACTGAACTGA
- a CDS encoding toxin-antitoxin system YwqK family antitoxin, with amino-acid sequence MAEQVTYHPNGNVRERCSLIDGQLDGAATTYDESGNLVREAAFKAGKLDGEVISYTNGRVTQKAAFAGGELNGPTSIFGSDGWIAEKMMYSRGKPNGESLVYRNGAIQSRSIYVDGLLQGEFISYDEAGNVVGRAIYKNGKLEGESVWFNKEGTVVRRAAYSNGMLNGDRIDYFNSGEIREKASYKDDKLEGEFTRYHEGGLVAERAFYRDGKQYGDKLEFDESGELKDENSPKSTTGFRRLLTRIKGQ; translated from the coding sequence ATGGCTGAACAGGTTACATATCATCCGAATGGGAATGTCCGCGAGCGCTGCTCGCTGATCGACGGCCAGCTCGACGGCGCGGCGACCACCTACGACGAATCGGGAAACCTCGTCCGTGAAGCGGCATTCAAAGCGGGTAAGCTCGATGGTGAAGTCATCTCCTATACCAATGGCCGCGTCACTCAAAAAGCGGCGTTCGCCGGCGGCGAACTCAACGGCCCCACGAGTATCTTCGGGAGTGACGGCTGGATCGCCGAGAAGATGATGTACAGCAGGGGCAAACCGAACGGCGAATCTCTGGTGTACCGCAACGGAGCTATCCAGTCCCGCAGCATCTATGTGGACGGTCTTCTTCAGGGAGAATTCATTTCATACGACGAAGCCGGAAATGTCGTCGGGCGTGCGATCTATAAAAACGGCAAGCTTGAAGGAGAATCCGTCTGGTTCAACAAGGAAGGAACTGTCGTCAGGCGCGCTGCGTATTCCAATGGAATGCTCAACGGCGATCGGATCGATTACTTCAACTCGGGTGAGATTCGGGAGAAAGCCTCCTATAAGGATGACAAGCTCGAAGGCGAATTTACCCGGTACCACGAGGGCGGCCTGGTGGCGGAGCGAGCTTTCTACCGCGACGGCAAGCAATACGGCGATAAGCTCGAGTTCGACGAATCCGGCGAATTGAAGGATGAGAATTCTCCCAAATCAACCACCGGTTTCCGGCGCCTGCTGACGCGCATCAAAGGACAGTAA
- a CDS encoding DUF4280 domain-containing protein: MGMQVCTGAMMQCSFGSSPSALAVLPENKVTGAVPLANIMDNKPTVNIPPFGMCSASSNPAVATATAAAGGTLTPIPCIPVTTAPWVVGSPTVLIGNMPALNDSSTLACSFGGVIKINVPGQAQIMVP; the protein is encoded by the coding sequence ATGGGAATGCAGGTTTGTACGGGAGCAATGATGCAGTGCAGTTTTGGCTCATCTCCAAGCGCGCTCGCCGTGCTGCCGGAGAATAAGGTGACAGGTGCGGTGCCGCTGGCCAATATCATGGACAATAAGCCCACGGTGAACATTCCGCCGTTCGGGATGTGCAGTGCGTCGTCAAACCCCGCCGTGGCCACGGCGACCGCGGCAGCGGGGGGAACTTTAACCCCTATCCCTTGTATTCCGGTGACGACAGCACCATGGGTTGTGGGCTCGCCGACAGTTTTGATCGGCAATATGCCGGCTTTGAACGACTCCTCCACGCTGGCATGCAGCTTTGGCGGTGTGATCAAGATCAACGTGCCGGGCCAGGCTCAGATCATGGTGCCTTAG
- a CDS encoding SPOR domain-containing protein, with protein MSENYEFSFERSQLMKVVAGLLSLVILVFGAGLLTGVALQMREAAPALVAQSPHSQPVTAPAVAPAPIIVTPPPEPVVAPEDQPAVEASNDDAPAIDPDAPAVEDTSPASKVADAEDIGKFAVQFGAFLSRQNAGVLAKKLVTRGYDAGVVAREDSHGRTWYLVRYGVFTNRAEATAAALDLKARENLDALVRPSNSM; from the coding sequence ATGAGCGAGAATTACGAGTTTTCATTTGAGCGCAGTCAGTTGATGAAAGTCGTCGCGGGACTTCTGTCGCTGGTCATTCTTGTGTTCGGCGCAGGCCTCCTGACGGGCGTCGCGCTGCAAATGCGGGAAGCTGCTCCGGCACTTGTCGCTCAGTCTCCGCACTCTCAACCGGTAACCGCTCCGGCGGTTGCTCCCGCTCCAATTATTGTTACTCCGCCGCCCGAGCCTGTTGTTGCTCCGGAGGACCAGCCCGCTGTCGAAGCTTCGAACGATGATGCGCCGGCAATAGATCCTGACGCCCCTGCGGTCGAAGACACTTCTCCAGCGTCCAAAGTAGCCGATGCCGAAGACATTGGAAAATTCGCTGTCCAGTTCGGAGCGTTTTTGAGCCGCCAGAATGCAGGCGTTCTCGCCAAAAAACTTGTGACCCGCGGCTACGATGCCGGGGTTGTCGCGCGCGAAGATTCGCACGGCCGCACGTGGTACCTGGTGCGTTACGGCGTTTTCACGAATCGGGCGGAAGCGACAGCGGCGGCGCTCGACCTCAAAGCGCGCGAGAATCTGGATGCCCTGGTCCGGCCGTCGAACTCGATGTAG